The Euphorbia lathyris chromosome 2, ddEupLath1.1, whole genome shotgun sequence genome includes a window with the following:
- the LOC136220692 gene encoding uncharacterized protein produces the protein MSSTSRAWAVAASIGVIEGLKDQGLCRWNYALRSIHHHAKTNLRSYSQAKKLPSSSFSKRLRDEKIQKSEESLRTVMYLSCWAPN, from the coding sequence ATGAGTTCGACAAGCAGAGCTTGGGCAGTGGCAGCAAGTATAGGAGTAATAGAGGGATTGAAAGATCAAGGTTTATGCAGATGGAATTACGCTTTGAGATCTATTCATCATCATGCTAAGACCAATCTCAGATCCTATTCTCAGGCCAAGAAactaccttcttcttctttttccaaaAGGTTAAGAGATGAAAAGATTCAAAAATCTGAAGAATCACTTAGAACTGTTATGTATTTGAGTTGTTGGGctcctaattaa